A window of the Lactuca sativa cultivar Salinas chromosome 5, Lsat_Salinas_v11, whole genome shotgun sequence genome harbors these coding sequences:
- the LOC111920641 gene encoding transcription factor bHLH110 isoform X2, with the protein MLVKVQKSFSEKRGVSEAGGLMESSNFHQQHHDHQPLSDSSCYGVSWSQNPILNNTSNDTNSRDQKQHLGTTPMIHELGLPWNTNNNSNVTSINNPIESFMTHELRRLGRTKDEFSGSESYPKFTEMIINSSPTSSIEDMQLKPDVLFRTFSNGCQIESNYDYQNGSSRSSSRGSFSQIFPTINISNLNQSPANSFDMNLPALDLFGSPRFNGSFSHPSSFNPHQLGSFFKDTCLSYGLDQMHQPHRPAICPSKISSAFNTSTTVCTEAKRPATNYIDTKPPQSTLPKKSKMEPRASCAPFKVRKEKLGDRIAALQQMVAPFGKTDTASVLMEAIGYIKFLQNQVETLSVPYMKSTQKSNRLPTSGVSLMEDGNEEAKRDLRSRGLCLVPLSCLSYVTDGGGGVWQAP; encoded by the exons ATGTTGGTGAAGGTGCAAAAAAGTTTCAGTGAAAAGAGAGGTGTCTCTGAAGCTGGAGG ACTTATGGAGTCTTCAAATTTCCACCAACAACATCACGATCATCAGCCTCTATCGGATTCTTCTTGCTATGGAGTTTCATGGTCCCAAAATCCCATTTT GAACAATACGAGCAATGATACAAACTCAAGAGATCAAAAGCAACACCTGGGCACTACTCCTATGATACATGAGTTGGGATTACCATGGAATACCAACAACAATAGCAATGTGACAAGCATTAATAATCCGATTGAAAGCTTCATGACCCATGAATTGCGTCGTCTTGGAAGAACCAAAGATGAATTCTCAGGGTCAGAATCATATCCAAAATTTACAGAAATGATCATAAACAGTAGCCCAACATCGAGTATCGAAGATATGCAGCTAAAGCCTGATGTGTTGTTTAGAACATTCTCGAATGGGTGTCAAATAGAGAGTAATTATGATTACCAAAATGGTTCGAGTCGAAGTTCATCAAGAGGGAGTTTTAGCCAGATTTTTCCGACGATAAATATTTCAAATTTGAATCAATCGCCAGCGAATTCTTTTGATATGAACTTGCCTGCTTTGGATCTGTTTGGTTCGCCAAGATTTAATGGGAGCTTTAGTCATCCTTCTTCATTCAATCCTCATCAACTTGGAAGCTTTTTCAAAGACACTTGTTTGTCATATGGGCTTGATCAGATGCATCAACCTCATAGGCCAGCAATTTGCCCTAGTAAA ATATCATCAGCCTTCAACACAAGTACTACAGTTTGTACAGAAGCAAAGAGACCAGCTACCAATTACATCGACACAAAGCCTCCTCAATCCACACTACCAAAGAAATCAAAAATGGAGCCGCGTGCCTCTTGCGCACCTTTTAAG GTTAGAAAAGAGAAATTAGGAGACAGAATTGCAGCCCTTCAGCAGATGGTGGCACCTTTTGGGAAG ACAGACACAGCTTCGGTGCTAATGGAGGCTATTGGATATATCAAATTCTTACAAAACCAAGTCGAG ACGTTAAGCGTGCCATACATGAAGTCAACACAAAAGTCCAACAGATTACCGACATCAGGG GTTTCATTAATGGAGGATGGAAACGAAGAGGCAAAAAGAGATCTAAGAAGCCGAGGATTGTGCCTGGTTCCATTGTCGTGTTTGTCATACGTTACTGATGGAGGTGGAGGTGTTTGGCAAGCTCCATAA
- the LOC111920641 gene encoding transcription factor bHLH110 isoform X3, whose product MESSNFHQQHHDHQPLSDSSCYGVSWSQNPILNNTSNDTNSRDQKQHLGTTPMIHELGLPWNTNNNSNVTSINNPIESFMTHELRRLGRTKDEFSGSESYPKFTEMIINSSPTSSIEDMQLKPDVLFRTFSNGCQIESNYDYQNGSSRSSSRGSFSQIFPTINISNLNQSPANSFDMNLPALDLFGSPRFNGSFSHPSSFNPHQLGSFFKDTCLSYGLDQMHQPHRPAICPSKISSAFNTSTTVCTEAKRPATNYIDTKPPQSTLPKKSKMEPRASCAPFKVRKEKLGDRIAALQQMVAPFGKTDTASVLMEAIGYIKFLQNQVETLSVPYMKSTQKSNRLPTSGVSLMEDGNEEAKRDLRSRGLCLVPLSCLSYVTDGGGGVWQAP is encoded by the exons ATGGAGTCTTCAAATTTCCACCAACAACATCACGATCATCAGCCTCTATCGGATTCTTCTTGCTATGGAGTTTCATGGTCCCAAAATCCCATTTT GAACAATACGAGCAATGATACAAACTCAAGAGATCAAAAGCAACACCTGGGCACTACTCCTATGATACATGAGTTGGGATTACCATGGAATACCAACAACAATAGCAATGTGACAAGCATTAATAATCCGATTGAAAGCTTCATGACCCATGAATTGCGTCGTCTTGGAAGAACCAAAGATGAATTCTCAGGGTCAGAATCATATCCAAAATTTACAGAAATGATCATAAACAGTAGCCCAACATCGAGTATCGAAGATATGCAGCTAAAGCCTGATGTGTTGTTTAGAACATTCTCGAATGGGTGTCAAATAGAGAGTAATTATGATTACCAAAATGGTTCGAGTCGAAGTTCATCAAGAGGGAGTTTTAGCCAGATTTTTCCGACGATAAATATTTCAAATTTGAATCAATCGCCAGCGAATTCTTTTGATATGAACTTGCCTGCTTTGGATCTGTTTGGTTCGCCAAGATTTAATGGGAGCTTTAGTCATCCTTCTTCATTCAATCCTCATCAACTTGGAAGCTTTTTCAAAGACACTTGTTTGTCATATGGGCTTGATCAGATGCATCAACCTCATAGGCCAGCAATTTGCCCTAGTAAA ATATCATCAGCCTTCAACACAAGTACTACAGTTTGTACAGAAGCAAAGAGACCAGCTACCAATTACATCGACACAAAGCCTCCTCAATCCACACTACCAAAGAAATCAAAAATGGAGCCGCGTGCCTCTTGCGCACCTTTTAAG GTTAGAAAAGAGAAATTAGGAGACAGAATTGCAGCCCTTCAGCAGATGGTGGCACCTTTTGGGAAG ACAGACACAGCTTCGGTGCTAATGGAGGCTATTGGATATATCAAATTCTTACAAAACCAAGTCGAG ACGTTAAGCGTGCCATACATGAAGTCAACACAAAAGTCCAACAGATTACCGACATCAGGG GTTTCATTAATGGAGGATGGAAACGAAGAGGCAAAAAGAGATCTAAGAAGCCGAGGATTGTGCCTGGTTCCATTGTCGTGTTTGTCATACGTTACTGATGGAGGTGGAGGTGTTTGGCAAGCTCCATAA
- the LOC111920641 gene encoding transcription factor bHLH110 isoform X1: MFPSTNLQPLNGVINGLFQFVSTWVYTRLMESSNFHQQHHDHQPLSDSSCYGVSWSQNPILNNTSNDTNSRDQKQHLGTTPMIHELGLPWNTNNNSNVTSINNPIESFMTHELRRLGRTKDEFSGSESYPKFTEMIINSSPTSSIEDMQLKPDVLFRTFSNGCQIESNYDYQNGSSRSSSRGSFSQIFPTINISNLNQSPANSFDMNLPALDLFGSPRFNGSFSHPSSFNPHQLGSFFKDTCLSYGLDQMHQPHRPAICPSKISSAFNTSTTVCTEAKRPATNYIDTKPPQSTLPKKSKMEPRASCAPFKVRKEKLGDRIAALQQMVAPFGKTDTASVLMEAIGYIKFLQNQVETLSVPYMKSTQKSNRLPTSGVSLMEDGNEEAKRDLRSRGLCLVPLSCLSYVTDGGGGVWQAP; the protein is encoded by the exons ATGTTTCCATCAACCAATTTACAACCGTTAAATGGTGTAATCAACGGCTTGTTTCAATTCGTTTCAACATGGGTCTATACAAG ACTTATGGAGTCTTCAAATTTCCACCAACAACATCACGATCATCAGCCTCTATCGGATTCTTCTTGCTATGGAGTTTCATGGTCCCAAAATCCCATTTT GAACAATACGAGCAATGATACAAACTCAAGAGATCAAAAGCAACACCTGGGCACTACTCCTATGATACATGAGTTGGGATTACCATGGAATACCAACAACAATAGCAATGTGACAAGCATTAATAATCCGATTGAAAGCTTCATGACCCATGAATTGCGTCGTCTTGGAAGAACCAAAGATGAATTCTCAGGGTCAGAATCATATCCAAAATTTACAGAAATGATCATAAACAGTAGCCCAACATCGAGTATCGAAGATATGCAGCTAAAGCCTGATGTGTTGTTTAGAACATTCTCGAATGGGTGTCAAATAGAGAGTAATTATGATTACCAAAATGGTTCGAGTCGAAGTTCATCAAGAGGGAGTTTTAGCCAGATTTTTCCGACGATAAATATTTCAAATTTGAATCAATCGCCAGCGAATTCTTTTGATATGAACTTGCCTGCTTTGGATCTGTTTGGTTCGCCAAGATTTAATGGGAGCTTTAGTCATCCTTCTTCATTCAATCCTCATCAACTTGGAAGCTTTTTCAAAGACACTTGTTTGTCATATGGGCTTGATCAGATGCATCAACCTCATAGGCCAGCAATTTGCCCTAGTAAA ATATCATCAGCCTTCAACACAAGTACTACAGTTTGTACAGAAGCAAAGAGACCAGCTACCAATTACATCGACACAAAGCCTCCTCAATCCACACTACCAAAGAAATCAAAAATGGAGCCGCGTGCCTCTTGCGCACCTTTTAAG GTTAGAAAAGAGAAATTAGGAGACAGAATTGCAGCCCTTCAGCAGATGGTGGCACCTTTTGGGAAG ACAGACACAGCTTCGGTGCTAATGGAGGCTATTGGATATATCAAATTCTTACAAAACCAAGTCGAG ACGTTAAGCGTGCCATACATGAAGTCAACACAAAAGTCCAACAGATTACCGACATCAGGG GTTTCATTAATGGAGGATGGAAACGAAGAGGCAAAAAGAGATCTAAGAAGCCGAGGATTGTGCCTGGTTCCATTGTCGTGTTTGTCATACGTTACTGATGGAGGTGGAGGTGTTTGGCAAGCTCCATAA